The following coding sequences are from one Triticum aestivum cultivar Chinese Spring chromosome 5A, IWGSC CS RefSeq v2.1, whole genome shotgun sequence window:
- the LOC123103397 gene encoding IQ domain-containing protein IQM4-like isoform X2 has translation MRGRAPRRCCRCSAPPSPTRGSAGTAPSSPPSLSTSRGTKGELPWRAEEAPLPCLVPGDQQLRVDVREDKQFQSLRSPMKKKGKFQHSSFLAGGATSAARKLVAQNGTLKAIWPHSGHYRPTEENFQEFKSFLNDSLVDLTDAPEETGSLQTTQVIQTTSTETEKREEPVVAREKILQRRWW, from the exons ATGCGTGGTCGGGCGCCGCGTCGATGTTGCCGCTGCtcggcgccgccgtcgccgactCGTGGCTCGGCCGGTACCGCACCATCGTCGCCTCCTTCGTTATCTACATCACG TGGCACAAAAGGCGAGCTACCTTGGCGTGCAGAAGAGGCCCCCCTCCCTTGCCTTGTGCCCGGCGACCAACAACTGCGTGTCGACGTCCGAGAGGATAAGCAATTCCAATCACTACGCTCCCCCATG AAGAAGAAAGGTAAATTTCAGCATTCTAGCTTTCTTGCTGGGGGAGCTACATCTGCTGCTAGGAAACTGGTTGCTCAAAATGGGACTCTGAAG GCTATTTGGCCTCACAGTGGCCACTATCGCCCCACAGAGGAGAACTTCCAGGAGTTTAAAAGCTTCCTCAATGACAGCTTGGTTGATCTcactgatgcacctgaagaaactgGCTCTCTTCAGACAACTCAAGTCATTCAAACAACATCTACAGAGACAGAAAAACGTGAGGAACCAGTGGTGGCGCGCGAGAAGATCCTTCAGAGGAGATGGTGGTAG
- the LOC123103397 gene encoding uncharacterized protein isoform X1 — translation MRGRAPRRCCRCSAPPSPTRGSAGTAPSSPPSLSTSRGTKGELPWRAEEAPLPCLVPGDQQLRVDVREDKQFQSLRSPMGRTELLLSLSLLLFLSLLGGRYCSSFSFSASKVVVVLLLLVGYCCLEDVAGLLSLSLLGGRCCSSFSFSASKVVVVLLLLVEYCCLEDVAGLLSLSLLGGRRKVNFSILAFLLGELHLLLGNWLLKMGL, via the exons ATGCGTGGTCGGGCGCCGCGTCGATGTTGCCGCTGCtcggcgccgccgtcgccgactCGTGGCTCGGCCGGTACCGCACCATCGTCGCCTCCTTCGTTATCTACATCACG TGGCACAAAAGGCGAGCTACCTTGGCGTGCAGAAGAGGCCCCCCTCCCTTGCCTTGTGCCCGGCGACCAACAACTGCGTGTCGACGTCCGAGAGGATAAGCAATTCCAATCACTACGCTCCCCCATG GGACGCACGGAATTGCTCCTTTCCCTTTCTCtgcttcttttcctttctttgcttGGAGGGCGCTActgctcttctttctctttctctgcttcgaaggtggtggtggtgctgctacTGCTTGTAGGGTACTGCTGCTTGGAGGATGTTGCTGGTCTTCTTTCCCTTTCTTTGCTTGGAGGGCGCTGctgctcttctttctctttctctgcttcgaaggtggtggtggtgctgctacTGCTTGTAGAGTACTGCTGCTTGGAGGATGTTGCTGGTCTTCTTTCCCTTTCTCTGCTTGGAGG AAGAAGAAAGGTAAATTTCAGCATTCTAGCTTTCTTGCTGGGGGAGCTACATCTGCTGCTAGGAAACTGGTTGCTCAAAATGGGACTCTGA